tgttggaaaaaacccttcaaggtgtcactaacCGAATGAGGTATTAAATGAAATTTACCTAAAGAAACAACTCAGTTTCatggccattaactcaacaactattggtagaaagtttgtatggaaagatcaggcagcttaatccaaaatgcatggcataatcattagagttaactgtcatttctagataaatttttcatttctttgtttcaaatggggacattcattgtcttttctttattctttagtttttattttgttttcttgagtcagttgtccaaataaaagtcatCGTCATTTTcccttgtctttgagtcaagtctatttcaaaacaaatgagaaaagatttcaaaactggttaccagcttcttcaattgcgcAATGCCAGACAAAAGGCCAACActtgaaagagacatgattgtgagccgaaataagacATGCAGAAATTTTTGTCAACTAATAAGTCTGgcaactcatggaaataccaaggttcaaagggtttatctgagaagcacggcaaagcaaagatactgtgtttgtttcagagtcactcttaataatctgagtttgggtcaatgatgcagaaAGTCagtgacatatgctaatggttggacgAAAGGTTAAATGTGACAAGGGCAAGAGCAATTGTTGCAAAAGCTAAAGctacaaaccagccaccatgttttttctctctcaaactgTCTTCATTCTCAAGTTTTCACTGGGTGCGGGTGGGTATGATTTGTGGTTGAGAATTTAGAGAGCGATTAGTGTGTGCTCATCCATGAGAATTAAATGGAAGTGAGTGTGTGTTGTGGTGTGAGACGATCGAAGGAGTGGTGTTAGTGTGTGTTTTCCCggagaagaaaaaaagagcaaaaatggAGGTGTTTTCCTCCTCTGTTTTCTTGCTTCTTTGATAAAAACGTGACCCCCTACCCCCAACCTTTCTTACGTGAACTAATGgacaaaaaaaagaatatattttaataCACTACAAAGGACCTACAGAAAgttatatatcaaaataatacaaaaacaatGGGACCCACACCCATAGGGATTATTCGGTGAATATATAGATATACAGCATACGCACACCGGGGGGAACCCATTCttttttcattatcatcatcatctcatCCTCTCCATAAGAAAACTgaccatcatcttcttcttctcattAAATACATATGTCCATACACACATAATCACAGAGAGAGGAACACTGCCATTCACGAAAAAACACACAGATATCCATACTAGAGAACACAaaaattcatcttcttcttcacacACACTCACCTTACCAAGaatgcacacacacatataatTTCCATCAAGAAAGAGAGTGAAATCGAGTGAGGGAGAGAGATAGCGAGACAAAGGATATTGATATTGAGAAATCGAGAGCGGGGAAGGTTGTGTCTGATTACTACTCTGGCAATCGCATCGCCGAAAAATGTCGAGGCATGCTAAAGGTCGCCGAAAATGGTTGTTTTGGTCTATTCCAGGTATTACAGGTTTAAAAATCCATGAAAGTGTTGAAATTCCCCAAAATATCCtctgtttttcatttttttttagctGAATCTAGCCAAAAACAGCGAGCTTCACTGAAATCTGTTTTGGTCTGTCATTTTTTGCCTTCGTCTGAGCTCACCGGAGTTCGAATTGTGCGGGTGTCAGTTTTCTATTGGATTTTTAGGGAGGTTTTGTgttgatgattttcttcttgatttGAAATCTGTTCGGATGGTAATTTTGGGACACTGATTTGGTCTGTTCGTTGTTGGGGTTCTCCGTTCGAGGATTTCGGCTTCCGATCttctttattatcaacgaaaACATTCTACAAAGGTTCATTTCTTTAACCTTTTATCTTGATTTTGCTGAATTGTTTGTGATTATGTGTGGGTTGATCATGATTGTTGGATTTTGTTGATCTTATGATTATGTGCTTGACGATGCTATTTTggccatatctaaaacaaatttgaataattttgatgttGTGATTTATAAAAAGGAAGTTGGGGAGTGGgaattaaaaaattgacaaaCAGGGTAGATtcggattaattttgatttattgtcgATATGAAACGTGATAGAATTATGAtgtgttgaaatggataggcaaatagtaggttcgggaaggcaaatttagaacttttggATTGCTTAATGTTTaaaatgtttgttgaatggttttattttatgaatttggaTCGATTGTATTCATTCGCCAGGGAATACCCCGAGGtcacatttgtatttattcaccggggaatgccccgacgtatcatgtactTGGAGGACGCCTGTGATGAAGGCCCGAAGTATTGGGTAAGGCATTAGAGCGTAGTTTggtattagtgtaggttagcgtaggtttacttttcagtacctttttcatttcgggttgtaataattggactgtatactatattttgggattcatttgttttgtttgtttgattgattgttttatgtgttttgtgtggtttatacatttgtagtgtcaaattagccgatatactcagCCAAGCGacggatcgaggggtgcctaaacccctcggtcaatagaattccttaaccggaatctctgttcgcaaaccagttttaaagagtcaaaaacagttttgaaaaaggatttccaaaggtgacttggcacacccgattatgccaagtggcgactctgagttttgatagttaaaagtccttttcgaaacaaatttttaatattttatcactttaataataaaaacgcttttgaacttaaaatataatcttttttgagttagaaaaggggtgtgacagataGCAATGGGCATTACTAGTATTACTCAGAGAGTATGATCTTGAAAGAATATTATCGTCATATACAACTATAAAATAATACTGACAGTCACACGCTTATAATTATCATTGCACAAAAACTCTGTAGAAGTTGAATTAAAAATTGAGGTCGAGTTTAGGGGCGGCTCAAACATATTGGTGGCCTAAGGTAAAAATTAAAAGAgaccttaaatatttttaaaaagtactttttttaatgaagtctatattttaaattttaagatgCAAAGTTGTTAATATTATAGTCgattcttctaataatttttttcgtTAATATAACTAATCCCTCTAATCTTTCTTGAGGcatagtactttaaatatatcaaaaaatttctaataattttttacttttatataagAAAGTTATGTTtttctataaaatatttaataattcctaataaaaaatcataatctattattactaaaaaaaaatgatgCCCTCCAAATTTGGAGGCCTTAAGGTTGCCTGTTTTTTGAATGGATAGAGCCGGCCCTAAGTTTCATTTATGTATAACAAGCTTAATTCAAGCTTATGCTTGCAGTGGTAGAAGCATAAGTAAGGTTGATGCCAACACTTATGGTGGGGTAGAAGGTTGTTGCCACCAGCTTAGTATTATGCTGCTAATGCAATTTCGGTGACAGAGAACGAGAGCCAGTAGGTGGTGAAGATCTGAACAAGACAATATGAGATTGCAAAGTTTATTATTATGAGTAGTTATTTGATAAGTATCCTCATCATAATTAGATATACTCTAATTAAAAGGTGATCCGACTAAAATTGTGTCAAAGTCTTACTAGTTGTAATTGATTGAAGTTAATATTCTTTAGATTAGTTGAGATACCTTTCATTTCAGAAATTGGTTTATTGGAGAAAAAAACCAAATTATATCTTTCATTGCAGTAGTTCgcaaatctttacttttatgtaaACCGCACTCACTGTAACGGCGTACCTATGCATGATTGGTCATTGAGAAAATACAAACATAccatatataattagtttttttatgaCCAATAGTTAGAGGATACAAATAATTAGGTTCACAAGACTTAAATAAATTATCCttcatatataaatacaacaATAGCACTAACATAAATAGTTGAACTAAAGCATCTATTCTGATAATTAAGAAATGCTATTAATGACATGGTAACAAAGTAgtaacaaaaaaagataaaagcagTACATGCTGAATCAATATCATAAGGATGCCCATCAttagtggcggagccagaattttcactgAGGGGTTgagaagtaaatatacgaactagtcaaaggggttcaacatctactatatatacataaaaatatttttgaccatataaaaatagtataatttttcgacgaaggaGGTTCTGATGAACCCTCTAAATTGTATGTATATCCGCCACTGCGCCATCATCCTCTTCTCCAACATTGCTCTCATTAACACCAGCTTCATTTAGAACTTTTTCTTCAACTTGGTCattgaaatatttctttcttttgtcaAGTTTAATCCTTTTaaaatcaaatagatttagaaaCCTTAAGTTTCTCTTGTGTCAAATTCGTAGATACTTTTTTCCTCAACAAGTTGGTAGAATGGGTTCTCCATTTCCTTCTCCTTagccattttctttattttccaaaTATATTATTCCACAACATTCACTTTTCCGTGAAGGTATGTTTCATATTTAACTAAACTTTTTTGCCGTTGGTCCTCTGAGCAAGAATAATAGCCATTTACTGTCCTATTAGCATGGGTTAAACCTGGATAAGCAAAAGCATTGGTTTCTCCCAGAGTAAAAGCAATTAACAGACTTTTGTATCAAATAAAACACACTAATCTTCCCTAAAATGATATTTCTCGCACTCTCCTTGAGATTCCTAGTATTCCTACGCCTCTTTCTTGTCATGTCACTCATTTTATAAGTGACATGACAAAAAAAGGCATAGGAATACTAGGAATCTCAATGAGAGTACGGGAAAATTCATTTTAGACAAAGATTAGCGTCACTGTGTAAGAAAGCACAAGAACTGTTGGTTTAAAACTGTTAAAGGGAAACAACACAGGAATTCAATTTAAAGGCTTGACACAGAAACAGAGATGAAGTTTAAAGAGAATATGCGGAGCCGGTTGATTTTCTCTTGTAAAGCTTATTTTTATTGATCATAAaattagcaacttaaatagttgctattacaactaaaaatcaaacaaagaaataacctacttctaccaaaattaaaataactaattagtttcctaccaaagataggactcctaatttaactaggattgtaCTTAAAAAATTGCTGGAGAAAACAGAAAAAATAGTTACATTCTTAAAGCAactttcaacactcctccttgctttaTGAAATGCAAACACCAATTTTCTGTCTGAGAAGCTCGGATTTGCTGACATCAACTTCAAGGCCACCCCGCCCAGCAGCTTTGAGATGACAATCCAAAACTTTTGGGTTTACGCAGATGACTTGTTGCCCCTTTCGATATTGGATTAACTCTAAGACCTGAAGGGTGGACAAAACATCTTCTACCTTGATGGCTATCATGTCACTTAGTTCCTTAATAGATATATTGCCCTTGAGCTTTTTCAATATATCCAGAAGTATATGCGTCCAGTAACCCCTATAGCTCAACATTCCTAAGTCAGAAAATGGTCTTTCTGGTGTGCCCACTTTACCTTCTTTCTTTGAAAGTTCATATAGAAATGTAATTATGAATTTCCCATAGCCTTTCCTATGATAAGGTGGAAGTGTCAGAATACAATCTAAGTTATAAAACTCTTCTGAATGCTTTTCCTTTGAAAAGTAACCAACCATATGGCAACCTCGGTCGTCACATTCACGAAGCACATAAAAGAGGAATAGGTTAACATCATAATGCAGAGTCTTATGATCAAGAAACAATTTGGCCCAGTAGCAATGATTTTGCCCATAAACCTTGTTCTTTTTGCCATCAACCTCAAACATTGACAGTGTACCACTTCTATAGATCTCATCACTTGGAGGATGCTTAAGATCACATTTCCTCATGTGCCTCTGAAACTGCTCTTTGCGTTTCATAAAATTGAGACAAAACTCACAAAAGAACAGTTTCGAGCAATCATTGTATTCTGGAGTAAATGGCGAGAAGTACCATGTTTTAATCTCATATCTTCCAAATTATATTGTAGcaatgttcttgaattttgtgaACTCTTCGTGCTCTCGTAAACTAGCTGTATCAAGCTCCTCATGGCCCTCGACATGAATCTCATCAATTTTACATTTCTGGTGGCATGTCATTTTTAAACTTGTCACCTTATCCTCAACCCTCTCATCCATAACAGTCTCTACCAAATTAAGATCAAGTTGTTCAAGTTTAACCCACTCATCAAGTCTCCAGTTGAATTCAGTAGCAACTATTAAACTAAAATCCTTATAGTCGGATGTAAAATCAAAACTTGAACTTTCTGTTTTAACAGACTTATCCTTATCTAGATCATCAGGATTAAAGTCATCATCTTCTGAGTCTTCAAAGAAAAGCCCCAAGATCCCATCATCTTTAGGAGGGGCTTCTGCCAGCTCTTCAGATGCAGTAGCAGCAGCTTCCTTGGGATATACTTTCTCCCAGCTGTCAGTGATGAAAAGGTCTGTTCCTTAAAGATCATTAAGCAAGTCAATGCAGTCAACTTTGCAATCACAACCAGGACAAAGCCAGCCTTCATCATTAGGTGGAATGTCTTCTTTTAGCAGAAGTGGCTCCACACACAACTCGTGAAATCCACGTTCTTCTTCCAATGGATTTAATGAGAAACTTCTGTCGCTTATTTTGACTTTAAATAGGTCTTGTCCAGATGCTTCCTTGATCAAGCAGTGTTTATCTTCGAAATACaatttgaaacctttttctaataACTGACCAACACTTAACAAGTTCTGGTCCAAATCGGGTACATAAAGAACATCAAAAATTGTTTTTGTGCCCGATTGTGTTTTAATTGTAATGGTTCTCATTCCTTTTGCTGGAATATAACCACCATGGCCGATTCTAAATTTTGTAACTTTAGTAGGgctcaaatatttaaaaatgtaTTTATTGCAAGTCATATGATTTAGGCATCCGCTATCGATCAGCGATGAATCGCTTAAGACACTACTTGTTAAACATGATGCGACAAAGAGTTAATCTTCTTCCTGTTCATCAACAACTCGAGCCTCTGTATCTTGTTGCTGAGTTTTGTTCTTGCAGATTATCGCTTCATGCCCAAGCTTATTATACTTAGCGCACTTGGCATCAGGCCTTTCCCAACACTTAAAAGGTGCATATCCGAGCTTGCCGTAATTCTTACAAGGAGGGTAGTTTCTTTTGAAACCACCTGTTTTATTTTTGTTGCTATGCGCTGCACCTTCTCCATCAGTTGGTTGGTGCTTATTATTCTCCTTCTTCTTAGAACGTCTATCATCGTGATGCTTAGCTGGTAAGGCACCTTCGACAGCTCCTCCTTGTCTCATAACACGTTGTTGCTCTTGCGCTTGAAAAGCACTTAAGAGCTCTGCAAGTGTTATCTTGGACAAGTCCttagtattttctaagattgttATGGTAGCTTCAAATCTTTTAGGTGTTGTTACTAGGATTTTCTCAATGATCCTTGAATTATTGAAAGCGGAACCCAACAATCTGATGCGATTTGCTAAATTAAGGAGTCTATCAGAGTACTCCTTTATGGTTTCGCTTTCTTTCATCCTTTGCAGCTCAAACTCACATACCAGATTCAATACTTGCATCCCTCGAATCCTTTCATATCCTTCATACTCAGTCTTGAGATAATCCCATACCTCTTTCGCTGATTCCAGAGACATGATACGAGTAAAGATATTAGATGAAACTGTAGTAAATAAGCATGCCAATGCCTTTGATTTTCTGGTTTTCCTCTCCTTGTGAGTTTTAATCTGCGCCACCATGGGATTGTCTGACAAGAGAGCTATCTCGTATTCATCTTCAAAAGCTTCCCAGAAATCCAAAGCTTGTAGATATATCCTCATTCTAACTGCCCAGATTTGATAACTTTCTCCATCGAAAGTTGGTGGTGCCATTGAGGAAAAATTTGTTTCTCTGTTCATGATATCCACTGGATCAGATTGATGCAAACACTCATAGGTCCCTTAAGAttcaagctttgataccaattgttggtttaaAACCGTTAAAGGGAAACAACATAGGAATTCAATTTAAAGGCTGGCCGCAGAAACAGAGATGAAGTTTAAAAAGAATATGCAGAGCCGGTTGATTTTCTCTTATAAAGCTTATTTTTATTGATCATAAAATTAGCAACTTAAATACttgctattacaactaaaaataggacaaagaaaTAACCTACttctaccaaaattaaaataactaattagtttcctaccaaagatAGGACTCCTAATTTAACTAAGATTGTACTTAAAAAAATTGCTGgagaaaacagaaaaaataatttcattcttAAAGTAActttcaacaagaactttctATTTTATGTGATACAAAAGTCAGTGTAATTGCTTTTACTACGGGATAAACTAATGCTTTGGCTTGGTCGTGTTTAACTCAGGCTAATGAGATATTAAATGGCTATTTTGCTTCCACTGAGAACCAATGGcaataaagtcaaaaaaaacaTGTGTCAAGAAtgaaccttgggcctaactcaacctcaaaagctagcttaagaggtgaggattacccaagtccatataagcaaatcactagtccattccccaaccaatgtggaacttttttacccactctaacaacATGAAACCTACCATCAAGAAAAAGGAAATGTtttggaaaaataaatttaaaaaatagagaaaatggcTGAGAAGGAGGAAATGCAGAACCTCTTCAACCAACTTGCTGAGGGAATAAGCATATACGAATTGGATGCAAGAGAAACAAAAGGTTTGGTAAAGCCATTTGATGTTAAGCAGGGTAAACTTGGCAAAAGGAAGAAATAATTAATGAACAAGTTGATGAGAATGTTCCAAATAAAACCCGTGCTAATGATAACAATGCTTGAGAAGAGAATGATGGGCATCCTTAGGATGTCGATTGAGCATGTACTacttttctctttctcaatcACTATTCAGTCACATTGTCTTTaatagtatttttcagttatatGATAGTTGTTGGTAGCTCAACTGTTTATGTTATCGatgttgttttaataatttatgaAGGAAGACATTTAAGTTCGGTGAATGTAATTATTTGTACGCTCTAACTATTCATCATAATAAACACTTATTATATGTGGTTTGTTCCTAGTTTCTCAATGACCCATCATGCATAAGTACGCCGTTAGAGGGGGAGATttacataaaagtaaagatttgtGAATTACAAGAATGAAAGGTATAATTTGTAGTTTTTCTCCAATAAGCCTATTTCTAAAATGAATGATAAGCTCAACCAATCTAAAGAATATATACTTCGATAGAAAGACTTTGACACAATTTAAGTCAGATCACTTATGAATTAGTATTTCACTAATTGGGATGAGGATACTTAGCAAATAACTACTCATAAAAATAAACTTTGGGATCACATATTGTCTTGTTCAATTCTTCACCACCCACTGGTTTTTTTTTCTCTATCACCGACCCTCCATTCACAACATAAGATAAAGTTGGTGGCAACAACCTTCTACACGTTCAAAAGCACATAGTGTAATGGGAAGAAGCCATGAGCTTGAATTAAGCATGTTGTATAGAAATGAAACTTGACCCTAATTTCTACTAAGTTTTTGTGCATTGACAATTATAGGAGTGCGATTATCCGTATGATTTTATAGTTGATGTGGCAATTATATTCTTATAGGTCCATATTTTCTCTGAGTACTAGTAATGTCCATTTCTATTAACTTTCACCGATTGCCTTTCTCAATTGCGAGATATCGTAATGATGATGAATTGGATCCATTAGTACACCACTAGAATATTACTCTTcagtgttttattttgtatttgtctTTTTTCCATTTTAGAAGAATTCTGAAAATATTTATCTAAAATCATAGCTTCTTTTAAGTAGGGTTTTgcgaaaaagaattttcaaatttaGATCAAACAATGatataaaagaagaaagagaacggacaaggaagaaaaaaatatataaagataagTAAACTAAGAGAACTGAATATCCAAACTTTCCTATAACTACATGTTTAAATCACACTCAACTTTTTTTGGtattaaatttgtgattttattacATTTTGTTAGCTGACAACAAAATTttgcggactcttcactttcggcTCACCCATGTGAACATCACATTGTATGAGTGT
The Capsicum annuum cultivar UCD-10X-F1 chromosome 6, UCD10Xv1.1, whole genome shotgun sequence DNA segment above includes these coding regions:
- the LOC107874442 gene encoding uncharacterized protein LOC107874442; the encoded protein is MAPPTFDGESYQIWAVRMRIYLQALDFWEAFEDEYEIALLSDNPMVAQIKTHKERKTRKSKALACLFTTVSSNIFTRIMSLESAKEVWDYLKTEYEGYERIRGMQVLNLVCEFELQRMKESETIKEYSDRLLNLANRIRLLGSAFNNSRIIEKILVTTPKRFEATITILENTKDLSKITLAELLSAFQAQEQQRVMRQGGAVEGALPAKHHDDRRSKKKENNKHQPTDGEGAAHSNKNKTGGFKRNYPPCKNYGKLGYAPFKCWERPDAKCAKYNKLGHEAIICKNKTQQQDTEARVVDEQEED